gtctccagatgccacctcAGAAAGGTATCTGTAGTAATCTCCTTTCATTTTCAAGTAGAAAACCTTGCTTTCTGGCTGTGTGGCATTAACAATAAGGTACTTGTCCAGGAGTTCCTGAAACATACAGCAAACAATATTAAGCTTTTTTCCTCTAGTTCATCACCATAATTTATACATATACAAGTCTGTACTATAATGGAGcccctcttttcccaccctgagAAAACAAGATTTCCTCAAATTCCTATCATTTGAGGATAAGATGATATGACTAGCAGAGAGTTATCAAAAGAAGAATCCCCATATTTTAAGGTCAAATCAAGCTGTTAAGTGTGTGTTAGGTATTTTGTGAGGCCACCATTACGTTACCACATTATATAAATACCCTTTATATAAATCTAAAACAGGTAGTCAGCTTTAGGTCTTGTCTTTACAAGTGCATGAAGTTCGCTAGCAAGCAAAAAACTGTTAATTTTATACAAATATTAAGAGGGGTAAACaaaattcagctacaaaatttagCCACTAGACAGCGTTAGATTTGTTCAAGTGAAATTATAGTCTTGCCACGATCTGGTAAATTCTTCCCAGATAAAGTTTCTTAGCAGATGGTGCTGCACCAGATACTACAGGATCATTACCAGAACATCATTGCAAATATCCTGCAATTCAGCCTCAATCTTCTCACGGTACTCTCTTCCCATCTGCTGTTTCTTCTCATTCCGCTCCGTTTTCTGCTCGATGCTGGAAATTACACGCCAGGAGGAACGACGGGCACCAACCACATTCTTATAGGCAACAGAGAGTAAATTCCTTTCTTCATTGGACAGCTCGTGCCCTTGCTCAGTGACGGCCTTCATGGCAGCAGCCATATCATCGTAACGCTCTGCCTGCTCAGCCAGCTTGGCCTTCTGTACCAGCTCACTTTTATCCATGGTTATTCCTGAAGAAAAAGAGAATTGACGCATGTATACTGTCAGGtgctattttctctagggggcAGAAAGGcaacttgatgatgatgattattatttagttttatttcccgcctctcccaacaggctcgaggtgggtcacaacaactaactaaaattcccattaaaacatcaatctactaacaagacccctaaaaatcccatccctcccccaattatcaaagaggtgaagaggaagggataggggagtagcatacactccaacGATGAGATGTGATAGGTCTTTAAGATTACATAATCTGGACACGTCCTGGCCCTCGCTCTTTATCCAAAGAATTGTTTGCTCATCAACAGGTGCCAACAAACTCTGACTTTGTTTACTAGTCAGCCATTATTCTTGGTTATCAGCATTgagccctttctccctcccactcaagTAGCACACTGCTTCAGCCTATGAAACTAGCTCCTGCTTACTGTACTTACCCACATCCAGAGTTGGGCAGCAATACCCTAGCACCTAAAGGCATGCCACGGGTTCTGGATGCATGGGGAAATTTTGACAGTGTGCTCAAAATTCAGACACATTCAGTGTTTTCCAGTAATGCTAAGGCAAGGAAAGAGGCAAGTTCCCCCATCCTAAGAGTAACCTGCCCTGATAATGGAGCTGTGGTGTAAGCAGAAAGGACTGGGCAGCCAGGAGACCTGTTAAGACTTTCATCCTAGGCAATCTGTGTGAATTTGTGGGGCATGCAAAAACACATTGTTCAGGATCAGGTATCCAAAGTTTTCCCATTAAGAGTCAGTCACTCACCATTCATTTGTTCCAGTCACAACACTAACATTAACTACAGAATCAATCTTTGGTCTCATTCTCATTATGTGATTTCAAAGCATTCCACATACTCCATAGTGTACTGCCCATTTCCTTACCCATCTAACGCCCAGCCCAAACACTGGGTGCTATCAAGTCAAAGCCAACTTACAacaatcccatagggttttcaagggaagagatatttgtaagtggtttgccactgccttcctctaaaTAGCAAACCTGaaattccatccaaatactaatcaggatcaaccctgcttatcttataacatctgatgagatcaggttagtctGGACTATCCATGACAGGCATACTAGAAGAATCAAAAGGATGGATTACAATTTCTCCTTTAGCTCTATCTCCAATGCTACAGCAGAAACAATAACTATAGgggcaccataaaatcagagtccagtggcatctttaagaccaacaaagattcattccaGGCATGAGCCTTCGAGTTCATAGTCTAAGAAaaagtacttgcactcgaaagctcacacctgggataaacctttgttggtcttaaaggtgctgctggactgattttgttgtgctgcttcagacagaccaacatggctacccacttgaatcagtaaTTCTAGGGGTATTCAGAATCTGCAATTAAAATCCTTAAACATTCTCTGTATGGATAGAGGCTCTAAAAACTTCTACAAAGCAGAATAGTACAGTCTGCATGTACAACACTCCAAGTATATCATTTGTATGAGCCTTTCAGGAACACAAAGACCACTGGTAAATGTTATTCTTTATATGACAGTTGTTAATATAATTTAGCAGATTTCATTCTCAGTAGTGTTTGGACCTTAAAAAACCCTCCCCAAAAAACCATGCTTGAAACATGGGAAAGTTTAGTTAAAGAAAATGATGTGATTTATCAAGCAACATCTTAATGCTGCTTGATAAGTCACATTATTTTAACTAAACTTTTCCATGTTTCAAGCATGGTTTGTTTGGGAGGGTTTTTACGCCATCATGATCACAAAGTGTAtctgaagtgtgcatacacaggtaaccttatacccagaattcagcTTCATTGTTCTGAACAATGCTAGTGGACTCAAAATtaatcctgttgcttcagaccaacaaagctacccacctgaatcaaagtATTTTACTGAATATTCCCTGGAGCCAGCCATCCCTGATATTTAAAGCAATTTCCATAGACATGCCAAGCTGACCATTCAACTTAATGCTCACATATTTAGATAAGAGATTACAGTCACAGTTCCTGAAGCAAAAGGCCCAAATAACTAGAATCAAGGTAAGCAGATGTAGTGTGACTTGGGGGATGGGTGGTGGTGTCAAAGCAACTTATCTGGGCTGTGTTATGCCATATTTTAGGCAGCTTGTTCTTGTTTTAAGACCTAAAAACATGTTTCAGAGAAGTAGGCATAACAATCAAGTCCTTTTAAAGGTCTAGTCAGCCATGCCTGTAAAAGCAGGAAAAGCTTGCAGCTCACCAGTCTCTTCTTTACCCCAGAGTTCAGTTTGTGCCTGCAGAAAAGTTTGGCAAGCTGCTAAAAGTGTGAACATTTAAGCAGTACATGTTTGAATCTCATGAGGACATTATAAGGCAAACATACTAGTAGGTCCTCCTCCTTACAGACTACT
The nucleotide sequence above comes from Paroedura picta isolate Pp20150507F chromosome 4, Ppicta_v3.0, whole genome shotgun sequence. Encoded proteins:
- the YWHAB gene encoding 14-3-3 protein beta/alpha, with product MDKSELVQKAKLAEQAERYDDMAAAMKAVTEQGHELSNEERNLLSVAYKNVVGARRSSWRVISSIEQKTERNEKKQQMGREYREKIEAELQDICNDVLELLDKYLIVNATQPESKVFYLKMKGDYYRYLSEVASGDNKQTTVGNSQQAYQEAFEISKKEMQPTHPIRLGLALNFSVFYYEILNSPEKACSLAKTAFDEAIAELDTLNEESYKDSTLIMQLLRDNLTLWTSENQGDEGEAGEGEN